In Anaerobacillus isosaccharinicus, one genomic interval encodes:
- a CDS encoding DEAD/DEAH box helicase, with translation MATFNDFGLDQKIIRAISDMGFEEATPIQAQTIPTAIAGKDLIGQAQTGTGKTAAFGIPLIEKADTSQADIQSVILTPTRELAVQIAEEINKIGQYKGVKALPIYGGQDISRQLRALKQRPQIVVATPGRFMDHMRRKTINLQSISIVVLDEADEMLNMGFVEDIETILKEVPTSRQTLLFSATMPKRIQTLAQKFLREPEFITVKAKEMTVENIEQQYMEVSEKQKFDALCRMLDIHTPDLAIIFGRTKRRVDELSEALLKRGYIAEGIHGDLNQAKRDSVIRKFKESTIEVLVATDVAARGIDVSGVTHVYNFDIPQDPESYVHRIGRTGRAGKTGLALMFVTPRELDHLKSIEKMTNRKISRIAVPTFAEAIEGQQRLTIDKLLETIQEKEFLAYKNSAEQLLEEVDSVTLVAAALKMLVKEPNTTPVKITGEAPLRVKKAKFDGKKGGGGSYRGGGSGGGRDRDRNRGGGGSRPRKEGEGRPARNNAERSFKKRNKNNA, from the coding sequence TTGGCAACTTTTAACGACTTTGGTTTAGACCAAAAAATTATTCGCGCAATATCAGATATGGGATTTGAGGAAGCAACTCCAATTCAAGCACAGACGATTCCTACGGCAATCGCAGGTAAGGATTTAATTGGACAAGCGCAAACAGGTACAGGGAAAACAGCAGCATTTGGTATCCCACTTATTGAGAAAGCTGACACTAGTCAAGCAGACATTCAATCCGTTATTCTTACACCAACAAGAGAATTAGCAGTTCAAATCGCAGAAGAAATAAACAAAATTGGTCAATATAAAGGTGTAAAAGCATTACCGATTTACGGTGGCCAAGATATCAGCCGTCAGCTGAGAGCTCTTAAGCAAAGACCACAAATCGTTGTTGCAACACCTGGTCGTTTTATGGACCATATGCGTCGTAAAACAATTAACCTACAATCGATTAGTATTGTTGTTCTTGATGAAGCAGATGAAATGTTAAACATGGGGTTTGTTGAAGATATTGAAACAATCCTAAAAGAGGTTCCTACATCTCGCCAGACATTACTTTTCTCTGCAACAATGCCAAAACGCATCCAAACACTTGCACAGAAGTTTTTACGTGAGCCAGAATTTATTACAGTTAAAGCAAAAGAGATGACTGTAGAAAATATTGAACAACAATATATGGAAGTTTCAGAAAAACAAAAATTTGATGCACTATGCCGTATGCTTGATATTCATACACCGGATCTTGCGATTATTTTTGGACGCACTAAGCGTCGTGTTGATGAGCTTTCAGAGGCACTTCTTAAACGTGGCTATATTGCTGAAGGAATCCATGGTGATTTAAACCAAGCAAAACGTGATAGTGTTATTCGTAAGTTTAAAGAATCAACAATTGAGGTTCTTGTAGCGACTGACGTAGCTGCACGTGGTATTGACGTTAGTGGTGTAACTCACGTTTACAACTTTGATATTCCTCAAGATCCTGAGAGCTATGTTCATCGTATTGGACGTACAGGACGTGCTGGAAAAACAGGCTTAGCGCTAATGTTCGTGACGCCAAGAGAACTTGACCATTTAAAATCAATCGAAAAAATGACAAATCGTAAAATTAGTCGTATTGCTGTTCCAACATTTGCAGAAGCAATTGAAGGCCAGCAACGTTTAACAATCGATAAACTTTTAGAAACAATTCAAGAAAAAGAATTTTTAGCTTACAAAAATAGCGCAGAACAACTTTTAGAAGAAGTTGATTCAGTAACTCTTGTAGCTGCAGCATTAAAAATGTTAGTTAAAGAGCCGAACACAACACCTGTTAAAATTACTGGTGAGGCCCCACTTCGTGTTAAAAAGGCGAAGTTTGATGGTAAAAAAGGTGGCGGTGGAAGCTACCGCGGCGGCGGAAGTGGTGGCGGTAGAGATCGTGACCGCAACCGTGGAGGCGGCGGTAGTCGTCCTCGTAAAGAGGGAGAAGGACGTCCAGCAAGAAACAACGCAGAACGTAGCTTCAAAAAGAGAAACAAAAATAATGCATAA
- a CDS encoding GGDEF domain-containing protein → MIKLIKQSHQSDHVLEIIFSSLRWFFLMLSILVFYNQHKSNPVDLYLYLFLILVIFGVIYMALSDFCLHMAHENSTLYRTMTKGGPFLDYISYFALIALTGGIYSPLIPIVYLIILHVTVYWKFIGGMVASLLFMVGYTVVFVLQGRMENSFDYMTYSTQLAFLLLLGFLGGIVVSRERKLFTEKNVFENLANKDHLTNLHNHRSFQEQLRVAKEKNNAFYLVFADIDEFKKINDKYGHVVGDLVLKKVAKILSMNTPPSVGTVFRYGGEEFAILLYTDEYNTVVTLLENLKQKVSEEIHDYHEGRFSITMSFGCCKNGDQEPIELIDNADKLLYEAKRQGRNRIIHKQELQSG, encoded by the coding sequence ATGATAAAGCTAATAAAGCAATCTCATCAGTCAGACCATGTCCTTGAAATCATCTTCTCTTCGTTACGATGGTTTTTTCTTATGTTATCTATTCTTGTTTTTTACAACCAGCATAAGAGTAATCCAGTGGACTTATATTTATACTTATTTTTAATACTAGTAATCTTTGGTGTTATTTATATGGCTTTATCAGATTTTTGTTTACATATGGCACATGAAAATTCAACATTATATAGAACAATGACAAAAGGTGGGCCATTTTTAGATTATATCTCTTATTTTGCTTTAATCGCTTTAACGGGCGGAATATATAGTCCGCTTATCCCGATCGTTTATTTAATTATTTTGCATGTAACTGTCTATTGGAAGTTTATCGGTGGTATGGTGGCTTCACTTTTGTTTATGGTAGGGTATACAGTTGTTTTTGTCCTTCAGGGACGTATGGAAAATTCTTTTGATTATATGACTTATTCAACACAACTGGCATTTTTATTACTGCTCGGCTTTTTAGGAGGTATTGTTGTTTCTAGAGAGCGAAAACTATTCACTGAAAAAAACGTATTCGAGAACTTGGCAAATAAGGATCACCTTACTAATTTACATAATCATCGTTCTTTTCAAGAGCAGCTAAGAGTAGCAAAAGAGAAAAATAACGCTTTTTATCTTGTATTTGCTGATATCGATGAGTTTAAGAAAATTAATGATAAATACGGTCACGTTGTCGGAGACCTCGTTTTAAAAAAGGTGGCTAAAATACTTAGTATGAATACACCACCAAGTGTTGGAACCGTCTTTCGCTATGGTGGGGAAGAGTTTGCTATACTCCTCTATACTGATGAGTATAATACCGTAGTGACACTGCTAGAAAACTTGAAGCAAAAGGTTTCTGAAGAAATCCATGACTATCATGAAGGGAGATTTTCGATCACGATGAGTTTTGGGTGCTGTAAAAATGGTGACCAGGAACCGATCGAGTTAATTGATAACGCCGATAAGCTTTTATATGAAGCAAAACGGCAGGGACGTAACCGAATTATACATAAACAAGAACTGCAAAGTGGATAA
- a CDS encoding aminoimidazole riboside kinase, translating into MKKGVISLGEALIDFIPMDSTNLNYIKSPGGAPANVAVGVARLGASSTFLGKLGDDVLGQFLKQTLKNNGVWTDQLFFTEAAKTGFVFVTLAENGERSFDFYINPSADQLLHEDDISERVFQISKILHFGSISLINETSRAATKKAVQLAKKNGMIVSYDPNLRIGLWSNEEIARETIITMLSEADVLKISEEELEFITGEKEIDSGVAKLAEYGITLILVTLGSEGSYLFLNGEKAHVAAMKVDAIDTTGAGDAFVSGILYKLEKRGKGLLNLTLEDAKEIVHFASVSGALAASTKGAMTALPTIGQVKEILETLK; encoded by the coding sequence TTGAAAAAAGGTGTTATTAGTTTAGGTGAGGCATTAATTGATTTTATTCCAATGGACAGTACAAACTTAAATTACATAAAAAGTCCAGGAGGTGCGCCAGCTAATGTTGCGGTTGGAGTTGCTCGTCTTGGCGCAAGTTCAACGTTTTTAGGAAAATTAGGTGATGATGTCTTAGGTCAATTTTTAAAACAAACATTAAAGAACAATGGTGTTTGGACAGACCAGTTATTTTTTACAGAAGCAGCAAAAACGGGCTTTGTTTTCGTTACACTAGCTGAAAATGGTGAACGTAGCTTTGATTTTTATATAAACCCGAGTGCGGACCAGTTGCTACATGAAGACGATATTAGTGAACGGGTTTTTCAAATAAGTAAAATACTTCACTTTGGATCGATAAGTTTAATTAATGAAACGTCTAGAGCAGCAACCAAAAAAGCGGTTCAGCTAGCTAAGAAAAACGGGATGATTGTTTCATATGATCCGAATTTACGGATAGGACTTTGGAGCAATGAAGAGATTGCTCGGGAAACAATCATTACAATGCTTAGTGAAGCTGATGTGTTAAAGATCTCTGAGGAAGAGCTTGAATTCATTACAGGGGAGAAAGAAATTGATAGCGGCGTTGCTAAATTAGCGGAGTATGGAATTACTTTAATTCTCGTCACATTAGGTTCAGAGGGTAGCTATCTATTTTTAAATGGGGAAAAAGCTCATGTCGCAGCAATGAAGGTTGATGCAATTGACACGACTGGGGCTGGAGATGCATTTGTATCTGGAATTTTATACAAATTAGAAAAGCGCGGCAAAGGATTATTAAACTTAACACTTGAGGATGCAAAGGAAATCGTTCATTTTGCGAGTGTGTCAGGCGCGCTTGCAGCATCAACAAAAGGTGCAATGACTGCTCTTCCGACAATTGGACAAGTGAAAGAAATTTTAGAAACGT
- a CDS encoding IS4 family transposase: protein MDKITRKTSFGQWFSPINLELFDDQVKTLKLDFYTKKLTTESFLKLLLYAQLEEVESLHALSDCLFDDQLQKGVNLDSISISQLSRRLNGMNPDLFQRLFLDLVSKIHAKTHYTKLIMPLKIIDSSTLPLNLTNHKWAKFRKTKAGVKLHLRLVFMEKGISYPEKAVITTAKEHDRGQLEIMVDDRECMYVFDRGYLDYERFDRMTDEGYFFLSRLRKNAVIREVYEFKLPESSAVLSDQMILIGTPQKRAENYFRLLKVIDSKGNELHLITNRFDLSAEEISEMYKSRWAIELFFKWIKQHLSIKKFYGQSEWAIHNQVFIALIVFCLHVLAQHETKSKRKTLQISRYLKAALWKPAHIWLRKIEGKAVP, encoded by the coding sequence ATGGATAAGATTACACGAAAAACTTCATTTGGACAATGGTTTTCACCAATAAATCTCGAATTATTTGATGATCAGGTGAAAACATTGAAATTAGATTTCTACACGAAAAAACTTACGACGGAATCATTTTTAAAATTATTACTCTACGCCCAGCTCGAAGAAGTAGAAAGTCTTCATGCGCTGAGTGACTGTCTTTTTGATGACCAGCTTCAAAAAGGTGTCAACCTTGATTCGATCAGTATCTCTCAGCTCTCACGGCGTTTGAATGGCATGAATCCAGATCTATTTCAAAGGCTTTTTCTGGATTTAGTCTCGAAAATCCATGCGAAAACACACTACACCAAGCTAATCATGCCGCTAAAGATCATTGATTCAAGCACATTGCCACTTAATTTAACCAATCACAAATGGGCAAAGTTCCGCAAAACAAAAGCGGGGGTAAAGCTACATTTGCGCCTTGTTTTTATGGAAAAAGGGATTTCCTACCCTGAAAAGGCTGTGATAACAACGGCAAAGGAACATGATCGTGGTCAACTAGAAATCATGGTAGATGACAGAGAATGCATGTATGTATTTGACCGCGGTTATCTTGATTATGAGCGCTTTGATCGCATGACTGATGAAGGCTACTTTTTTCTTTCTAGACTACGTAAAAACGCAGTTATACGGGAAGTTTACGAATTTAAACTCCCAGAAAGTTCGGCTGTTTTATCGGATCAAATGATCTTAATTGGAACACCACAAAAACGTGCTGAAAACTACTTTCGCCTTTTAAAAGTAATTGATTCAAAAGGAAATGAACTTCATTTAATCACAAATCGGTTTGATTTAAGTGCTGAAGAAATTTCTGAGATGTATAAGTCACGTTGGGCGATTGAGTTGTTTTTCAAATGGATCAAACAGCATCTCAGCATCAAAAAGTTCTACGGTCAAAGCGAATGGGCAATCCACAATCAAGTGTTTATCGCATTAATTGTTTTTTGCCTACATGTTCTAGCTCAGCACGAAACGAAAAGCAAGCGAAAAACCTTACAAATTAGTCGCTACTTAAAAGCGGCCTTGTGGAAGCCAGCACATATCTGGCTTCGAAAAATTGAAGGAAAAGCCGTTCCATAA
- a CDS encoding histidinol-phosphatase HisJ family protein yields MFDYHVHSLFSADSKMKLTEACDAAIEAGVKEIAFTEHIDYFYPNCDLIFDFDYEDYAKAIDEVQEQYKNKLTVLKAVEIGIHPFKHKENSMFTKANYFDFIIGSVHLADDQDLHNGDFFKGKNVNEAVENYFLTINQYVKEFSDFNVLGHLTLIKRYLHFVNAHWTEVNWRNYNEIIEDTFKALIESERGIEINMSGYRYRIDCALPDLPLIKLYKQCGGEVITVGTDAHSKHFVGKHLDLGYDLLRQAGFKYVTTFRERKPKFVLLSDL; encoded by the coding sequence ATGTTTGATTATCATGTACATTCACTGTTTAGCGCAGATTCGAAAATGAAGTTAACAGAAGCATGTGATGCTGCAATTGAAGCTGGCGTTAAGGAAATTGCCTTCACTGAACACATTGACTATTTTTATCCAAATTGTGATCTTATTTTTGATTTTGATTATGAGGACTATGCCAAGGCCATTGATGAGGTTCAAGAACAATATAAAAACAAACTCACGGTCCTTAAAGCAGTTGAAATTGGCATTCATCCATTTAAACACAAAGAGAATAGCATGTTTACCAAAGCTAATTATTTTGATTTTATTATTGGTTCGGTCCACCTCGCCGATGATCAAGATCTTCATAATGGGGATTTCTTTAAGGGGAAAAATGTGAATGAGGCTGTAGAAAATTACTTTTTAACAATTAATCAGTATGTGAAAGAATTTAGTGATTTTAATGTGCTGGGCCACCTAACCCTAATTAAACGCTACTTACATTTCGTGAATGCCCATTGGACAGAAGTTAATTGGAGAAATTATAACGAGATCATTGAAGATACGTTTAAAGCCTTAATTGAGTCTGAACGTGGCATTGAAATCAATATGTCGGGTTATCGTTATAGGATTGATTGTGCCTTACCAGACCTTCCTTTAATTAAACTTTACAAACAATGTGGCGGCGAGGTGATCACCGTTGGGACAGATGCCCACAGCAAACACTTTGTTGGGAAACATTTAGATCTAGGGTACGACTTACTGCGCCAAGCAGGCTTTAAATATGTGACGACCTTTCGTGAGCGAAAACCAAAGTTTGTTTTGTTAAGTGACTTATAA
- a CDS encoding glycosyltransferase family 2 protein → MSEIWEIGRSLLIFFNHFVIYYIVVACIIYLVFFLFSFGRIRKERGLHNVEPYKQLKNSRFTPPLSILVPAYNEEKGIIGSVLSLITGSGRLDYPEIEVIVINDGSKDTTLEIVVQRFQMKEMKNKVYEKRNGIETQLIKAVYQSEIYPYLYMIDKENGGKSDALNAGINFAKYPYFASIDGDTILEPDSFLKIMKPIIENPDDEILATGGNVLIANGSTIDKGQLQEKRLSNSPLIVMQTIEYMRAFLLGRIGLSKNNILLIISGAFGVFKTSRVIQAGGYKVKTVGEDMELVVRLHEMNIDNKWGAKIMFVADPVCYTEAPEKLRDLKTQRMRWQRGLFESLWHHKKMLFNPKYKGVGLFAMPYFLLIELLGPLIEVIGYLVVVLGLTLGVVNIEYSILLLVMLIVYGSFLSLGAVLLEEWRLGRYQRVSELNRLVFYSLTESLWYRPLLAFWRVKAIFVSIFKKDQSWGVMKRKGVST, encoded by the coding sequence ATGAGTGAAATATGGGAAATAGGAAGAAGTCTATTAATCTTCTTTAATCATTTTGTAATATATTATATTGTTGTCGCTTGTATCATTTATTTAGTCTTTTTCCTTTTTTCCTTTGGGAGAATTAGAAAAGAAAGAGGCCTTCATAACGTAGAGCCTTATAAGCAGTTAAAAAATTCTCGATTTACTCCACCCTTGTCTATTTTAGTTCCGGCATATAATGAAGAAAAGGGGATTATTGGCAGTGTCCTTTCGCTTATTACTGGTAGTGGCCGGCTAGATTATCCAGAGATTGAAGTAATTGTTATTAACGATGGTTCGAAAGATACAACATTGGAAATAGTGGTGCAACGGTTTCAAATGAAAGAAATGAAAAATAAAGTATATGAAAAAAGAAATGGAATTGAAACACAACTAATTAAAGCTGTTTACCAATCTGAAATATACCCTTATTTATATATGATAGATAAAGAAAATGGCGGTAAATCGGACGCTTTAAATGCAGGAATTAATTTTGCAAAATACCCTTATTTTGCGTCAATTGATGGAGATACAATTTTAGAGCCAGATTCATTTCTTAAAATAATGAAACCAATTATTGAAAATCCAGATGATGAAATACTGGCTACAGGTGGAAATGTTTTAATTGCAAATGGGAGTACGATAGATAAAGGCCAACTTCAAGAAAAAAGATTATCAAATAGTCCTTTAATTGTAATGCAAACGATTGAGTACATGCGAGCGTTTTTACTAGGAAGAATTGGCTTAAGTAAAAATAATATACTTCTAATTATTTCGGGTGCTTTTGGAGTCTTTAAAACATCTAGAGTCATTCAAGCTGGTGGATATAAAGTTAAAACAGTTGGAGAAGATATGGAGTTAGTTGTAAGACTACATGAAATGAATATAGATAATAAGTGGGGCGCGAAAATAATGTTTGTTGCTGACCCTGTTTGTTATACCGAAGCCCCTGAAAAACTAAGAGATTTAAAAACTCAACGAATGCGCTGGCAACGAGGTTTATTTGAAAGCTTATGGCACCATAAGAAAATGCTTTTCAATCCAAAGTATAAGGGTGTAGGGCTGTTTGCGATGCCTTATTTCCTACTCATTGAACTTCTTGGTCCGCTCATTGAGGTTATAGGTTATTTAGTAGTAGTACTGGGGTTAACCTTAGGCGTTGTAAATATTGAATATTCCATTCTACTTTTAGTCATGCTCATTGTTTATGGCTCATTCCTTTCCTTAGGAGCTGTTTTACTAGAAGAATGGCGTTTAGGTAGATACCAACGAGTTTCTGAATTAAATCGGTTAGTTTTCTATTCACTAACTGAATCTTTGTGGTACCGACCACTTTTAGCGTTTTGGCGTGTTAAAGCAATTTTCGTTTCGATCTTTAAAAAAGACCAAAGCTGGGGTGTAATGAAACGTAAAGGTGTTTCTACGTAA
- a CDS encoding glutamine--tRNA ligase/YqeY domain fusion protein: protein MEKKSSSSNFIKHIVVEDLKAGKYDQIVTRFPPEPNGYLHIGHAKSIVLNFELADEYKGKTNLRFDDTNPLKEDVEFVESIKEDVKWLGFDWDGLFFASDYFDEMYDRAVLLIKKGLAYVEDMSQEEIRAYRGTLTGPGKESPSRNRSVEENLDLFEKMKNGQFKNGEKVLRAKIDMASPNINLRDPVIYRISHTIHHNTGDKWCIYPMYAFAHPLEDAIEGVTHSICTLEFEDQRPFYDWVVEQCEMKSTPRQYEFARLNLTNTVMSKRKLKQFVDEKIVDGWDDPRMPTISGLRRKGYTPEAIRQFCREIGVSRAFSTVDEQMLEHFIREDLKLKAPRTMAVLEPLKVVITNYPEGQVEWLDAEINPENEEMGSRKIPFSREIYIEQDDFMENPPNKYFRLFPGNEVRLKHAYFIKCEEVIKDENGKVVELHCTYDPETKSGSGFTGRKVKGTLHWVEATNAIESEFRLYEPLILDDAGDEGEDKNFLEKVNPNSMEILKGFVEPNMAESKGHDKFQFFRHGYFNVDPKYTTEGKLVFNRIVSLKSSFKL, encoded by the coding sequence ATGGAAAAAAAATCAAGTAGTTCTAACTTTATAAAACATATAGTTGTTGAAGATTTAAAAGCAGGAAAATATGATCAAATTGTTACTCGCTTTCCGCCAGAACCGAACGGATATTTACATATTGGACATGCAAAATCAATCGTCCTTAATTTTGAATTAGCTGATGAGTATAAAGGAAAAACTAACTTACGTTTTGATGACACGAATCCTTTAAAAGAAGATGTAGAGTTTGTTGAATCAATTAAAGAAGATGTGAAATGGCTTGGATTTGATTGGGATGGCTTATTTTTTGCATCTGATTACTTCGATGAAATGTATGATCGTGCAGTTTTACTTATTAAAAAAGGACTTGCTTACGTTGAAGATATGTCCCAAGAGGAAATTCGTGCTTACCGTGGAACATTAACTGGGCCAGGTAAGGAAAGCCCGTCTAGAAATCGTTCTGTAGAAGAAAATTTAGACCTTTTTGAAAAAATGAAAAATGGTCAATTCAAAAATGGTGAAAAAGTTCTCCGTGCAAAAATAGATATGGCGTCACCAAATATTAACTTACGTGACCCAGTTATCTACCGTATTTCTCATACCATTCATCATAATACTGGTGATAAGTGGTGCATCTATCCGATGTATGCTTTTGCACACCCATTAGAAGATGCCATTGAAGGTGTGACTCATTCGATTTGTACGTTAGAGTTTGAAGATCAACGTCCATTTTATGATTGGGTAGTTGAACAATGTGAGATGAAATCAACCCCAAGGCAATATGAGTTTGCGCGTTTAAACTTAACGAATACGGTTATGAGTAAAAGAAAGCTTAAGCAGTTCGTTGATGAGAAGATTGTTGACGGCTGGGATGACCCAAGAATGCCAACCATTTCTGGCTTAAGAAGAAAAGGCTATACACCAGAAGCGATCCGTCAATTTTGCCGTGAAATTGGTGTTTCCCGTGCATTTAGTACAGTTGACGAACAAATGTTGGAGCACTTTATTCGTGAAGACTTGAAGCTGAAGGCACCTAGGACTATGGCTGTTTTAGAACCGTTAAAAGTTGTTATTACAAACTACCCAGAAGGTCAAGTTGAGTGGTTAGATGCGGAGATTAACCCTGAAAATGAAGAAATGGGCTCACGAAAAATTCCATTTTCACGTGAAATTTATATTGAACAAGATGATTTTATGGAAAATCCACCTAATAAATACTTCCGCTTATTCCCGGGAAATGAAGTACGTTTAAAGCATGCGTATTTTATAAAATGTGAAGAAGTAATTAAAGATGAGAATGGAAAAGTCGTTGAACTACATTGCACCTATGACCCAGAAACAAAGAGTGGGTCAGGTTTTACTGGACGCAAAGTAAAAGGAACACTTCATTGGGTTGAGGCAACAAATGCGATTGAATCTGAGTTTCGCTTATATGAGCCATTAATTCTTGACGATGCAGGAGATGAAGGCGAAGATAAAAACTTCCTTGAAAAAGTTAATCCTAATTCAATGGAGATTTTAAAAGGATTTGTCGAACCAAATATGGCTGAATCCAAAGGCCATGACAAATTCCAATTCTTTAGACACGGTTATTTCAACGTTGATCCGAAGTATACGACTGAAGGCAAACTTGTTTTTAATCGAATTGTTTCACTTAAAAGTTCGTTTAAACTATAA
- a CDS encoding HEAT repeat domain-containing protein has product MNTLYFLDLFQLEKLQNDLLDRLKSKDLTNEEEYQIYILLASLGYERLYELFKESRGLPPFLLNVMLNRLVDDENIDEYIDNFYEFQPSWQLALLDLIRSKNIRSWKVVNFLEGLLHTEDMELRVRALKTFAHIGYVSSRDVICKWYEKNINREDWLSNAVTGERLMSARLLGMIKDESFLPLLEELIADSKYNVRAEAAKSIRKYKNGKNKLKEIAANHSDKYSRNIALEWVERSLDYE; this is encoded by the coding sequence ATGAACACTCTTTACTTTTTAGATTTATTTCAATTAGAAAAGTTACAAAATGATTTATTAGATCGATTAAAAAGTAAAGACTTAACGAATGAAGAAGAATATCAAATTTATATTTTGTTAGCCTCGTTAGGTTATGAAAGACTGTATGAATTATTTAAAGAATCAAGAGGATTACCACCATTTTTATTAAATGTTATGTTAAATCGTTTAGTCGATGATGAAAATATAGATGAATATATCGATAATTTTTACGAGTTTCAACCATCTTGGCAATTAGCCCTTTTAGATTTAATTCGAAGTAAGAATATACGGTCGTGGAAAGTGGTCAATTTTTTAGAAGGTTTATTACATACCGAGGATATGGAGTTGAGAGTTAGAGCTTTAAAGACTTTTGCCCATATTGGATATGTAAGCTCTAGGGACGTGATATGCAAATGGTATGAGAAAAATATTAACCGAGAAGATTGGTTGAGCAATGCAGTAACAGGTGAACGACTAATGAGTGCACGCTTGTTAGGGATGATTAAGGATGAAAGTTTCCTACCACTACTTGAAGAACTTATTGCAGATTCAAAATATAACGTTCGTGCTGAAGCTGCTAAATCGATTCGGAAATATAAAAATGGGAAAAATAAGTTAAAAGAGATTGCAGCTAATCATTCAGACAAATACTCAAGAAATATTGCACTGGAGTGGGTAGAAAGGAGTTTAGATTATGAGTGA
- a CDS encoding MTH1187 family thiamine-binding protein encodes MPILEISVVPVGSNSPSFSSNVSQAVNIIKEKGLNYQVTPTATVIEGSLDELMEVAKQIHQNEISNGTQRVVTNICIDDRIDKPMTLEHQVEVVDESTH; translated from the coding sequence GTGCCAATATTAGAAATTAGTGTTGTTCCAGTCGGTTCAAATAGTCCTAGCTTTAGCAGTAATGTTTCACAAGCTGTAAATATAATTAAAGAAAAGGGTCTTAACTATCAAGTAACTCCCACAGCGACGGTTATCGAAGGTAGCTTAGATGAATTAATGGAAGTAGCAAAGCAAATTCACCAAAACGAAATATCAAATGGAACCCAACGTGTCGTGACGAACATCTGCATTGATGATCGGATTGACAAGCCAATGACTTTGGAGCATCAAGTTGAGGTGGTTGACGAGTCAACACACTAA
- a CDS encoding DUF6944 family repetitive protein, with product MAVNDELKFGLEMTDDEKLLIGAWLDAVGTIISAYGELRALAGFNNINSKLVAIGEGLQAIGTLLVGTVTTDDPLNFAGNWIDGVGAGVAGVGAYMQYLDPENGDDGVLFEVIGDVFQSMGAAISSYADRLAGEEGYAVGNAIQALGAGLEAVGGAYELNDREEEGQPITTIGAIIQAIGSNLNAILLTKELKEEL from the coding sequence GTGGCGGTAAATGATGAGTTAAAATTCGGGTTAGAGATGACCGATGATGAAAAGTTGTTAATAGGGGCCTGGCTTGATGCTGTAGGTACAATTATATCGGCATACGGAGAACTACGGGCTTTGGCTGGGTTTAATAATATCAATAGTAAGTTGGTAGCTATAGGTGAAGGGCTTCAGGCCATTGGAACGCTTTTAGTTGGAACTGTTACCACAGATGATCCCCTAAATTTTGCAGGTAATTGGATTGATGGGGTAGGTGCAGGAGTAGCAGGTGTTGGAGCTTATATGCAGTATCTTGATCCGGAAAATGGTGATGATGGTGTACTTTTTGAAGTAATTGGGGATGTTTTCCAGTCGATGGGAGCGGCAATTAGTTCATATGCTGATAGATTAGCAGGGGAAGAGGGCTATGCTGTTGGAAATGCAATCCAAGCGTTAGGAGCTGGATTAGAAGCGGTTGGCGGAGCCTATGAATTAAATGATCGAGAAGAAGAAGGTCAACCTATTACAACAATAGGCGCAATTATTCAGGCAATAGGTTCAAACCTCAATGCGATTCTTTTAACAAAAGAGCTTAAAGAAGAATTGTGA
- a CDS encoding nucleotide excision repair endonuclease, with the protein MINITIPTPDVTITKKDSPELSNIYGFTEFHLIPRDKGGIFMFYNKNEELLFVGKARKLRPRIKKHFEDTVSVIKNHREEVTKIAVCIEENPVYREIYETYIINELKAKYNVEKVLYK; encoded by the coding sequence GTGATTAATATAACGATCCCAACCCCGGATGTTACGATTACAAAAAAGGACTCTCCGGAGTTAAGTAATATTTATGGGTTTACTGAGTTTCACCTGATACCTAGAGATAAGGGTGGTATTTTTATGTTCTATAATAAAAATGAAGAGCTACTATTTGTAGGTAAAGCTAGGAAGTTAAGACCTAGAATTAAAAAGCATTTTGAGGATACTGTATCTGTCATCAAAAACCATAGAGAAGAAGTAACTAAAATTGCGGTTTGTATTGAGGAAAATCCTGTTTATAGAGAAATTTACGAAACGTATATTATTAATGAACTTAAGGCGAAGTACAACGTAGAGAAAGTGCTATATAAATAA